A DNA window from Sphingomonas profundi contains the following coding sequences:
- a CDS encoding helix-turn-helix transcriptional regulator, which produces MNPHHPPAYDPLIGMTAATQISSLSRSSIHRLVKAGRFPAPVQITANRIAFRESEVLAWAAEPMAYGAEADF; this is translated from the coding sequence ATGAACCCCCACCATCCCCCGGCCTATGATCCGCTCATCGGGATGACCGCGGCCACCCAGATCAGCAGCCTGAGCCGCAGCAGCATCCACCGGCTGGTCAAGGCCGGCCGCTTCCCGGCGCCCGTGCAGATTACCGCCAACCGGATCGCCTTCCGCGAGTCGGAAGTGCTCGCCTGGGCGGCGGAGCCGATGGCCTACGGCGCCGAGGCCGACTTCTAG